From Streptomyces asiaticus, one genomic window encodes:
- a CDS encoding M6 family metalloprotease domain-containing protein, with translation MILPRRPVGRLTVVATVLATAAAIAAGPARATPDGTPSAGPARPSLVRPIDPQQWRNPDDMTWADYRAVPGTHWADPAVKPTRRTFKGALVLLDYPDEEFTVSRPAGSTLFGNPQPSASDVPRDRLPRFYQDFLNTPGPLNNGHTINEYWMEDSGGRIGVGLTAFGVYRMPGKSYQYGVEDSMNPGACPAGDTCGKDIREDGKAAWVADVGADKADSFDFVFYLTAGQDESSTWQEFGPMKFPGAPDIPAAWGPPAAAGDNSARTRYVPWTSWQAAARIWPNAADGSSVQAESSGMAVYAHELSHILGIGDNYNNPYGTPLSRSYTGIWSMLSRGSFNGPGGPHTRWQIPATAGGSMGSQHVLRDKLKLGIVDEKNVLRLDRDALKNSGLVVARVTARSAPPGEKGLSGVNITMGSDLSEPCDNGTDPLCDGGGYDNYTVEVVDRMGMDSFTPDHGVLLAKTKNKDRAPFAWVVDAHPEDIDLVDFRRPDGTDQKITMGDYRQLSDALFHAGADSGSQYEYVDRANRLHFYVLDLKRDRSGVLSYTIAVKSLDGAGPQRRGLALHRGEAKGDPSRSRAVCTFDLDNTGRATGDRATAPATSVDSDVYRLAARAFGRGWSAWLPNRLATARAGGSVAVEVAVTAQKGAERRGAVVLTARSESDPHRTAKALCRLSGRR, from the coding sequence TTGATCCTCCCCCGAAGACCCGTCGGCCGGTTGACCGTCGTCGCCACCGTCCTCGCCACCGCGGCGGCCATCGCCGCCGGACCCGCGCGGGCCACCCCCGACGGCACACCGTCGGCCGGCCCCGCCCGGCCGTCGCTGGTGCGGCCGATCGATCCGCAGCAGTGGCGCAACCCCGACGACATGACCTGGGCCGACTACCGCGCGGTCCCCGGTACCCACTGGGCGGACCCCGCCGTCAAGCCCACCCGGCGCACCTTCAAGGGCGCGCTGGTGCTCCTGGACTATCCGGACGAGGAGTTCACGGTCAGCCGGCCGGCCGGGTCCACCCTGTTCGGCAATCCGCAGCCGAGCGCCTCCGACGTTCCGCGCGACCGCCTCCCGCGCTTCTACCAGGACTTCCTCAACACACCTGGACCGCTGAACAACGGGCACACCATCAACGAGTACTGGATGGAGGACTCCGGCGGCCGCATCGGTGTCGGTCTGACCGCCTTCGGTGTGTACCGCATGCCGGGCAAGTCCTATCAGTACGGCGTCGAGGACTCGATGAACCCGGGCGCCTGCCCGGCCGGGGACACCTGCGGCAAGGACATCCGGGAGGACGGCAAGGCCGCCTGGGTGGCCGATGTCGGCGCCGACAAGGCGGATTCGTTCGACTTCGTCTTCTATCTCACGGCCGGACAGGACGAGTCGTCCACCTGGCAGGAGTTCGGCCCGATGAAGTTCCCGGGCGCACCGGACATACCCGCCGCCTGGGGGCCGCCGGCCGCCGCGGGCGACAACTCCGCCCGGACCCGCTATGTGCCGTGGACGTCCTGGCAGGCCGCCGCCCGTATCTGGCCCAACGCCGCCGACGGGTCGTCGGTGCAGGCCGAGAGCTCCGGCATGGCCGTGTACGCCCATGAGCTCAGCCACATCCTGGGCATCGGGGACAACTACAACAACCCGTACGGCACCCCCCTCAGCCGTTCGTACACCGGTATCTGGAGCATGCTCTCCCGCGGCTCCTTCAACGGCCCCGGCGGACCGCACACCCGCTGGCAGATCCCCGCCACGGCCGGGGGCTCGATGGGCTCCCAGCATGTGCTGCGCGACAAGCTGAAGCTCGGCATCGTGGACGAGAAGAACGTGCTGCGGCTGGACCGCGACGCGCTGAAGAACTCCGGCCTCGTCGTCGCCCGGGTCACCGCACGCTCGGCGCCACCGGGCGAGAAGGGGCTCTCCGGGGTCAACATCACCATGGGCAGCGATCTGTCGGAGCCCTGCGACAACGGCACCGACCCGCTGTGCGACGGCGGCGGCTACGACAACTACACCGTCGAGGTCGTCGACCGGATGGGGATGGACTCGTTCACCCCGGACCACGGGGTGCTGCTGGCCAAGACCAAGAACAAGGACCGGGCCCCGTTCGCCTGGGTGGTGGACGCCCACCCCGAGGACATCGACCTGGTGGACTTCCGGCGGCCCGACGGCACCGACCAGAAGATCACCATGGGCGACTACCGGCAGCTCAGCGACGCCCTCTTCCACGCCGGAGCCGACTCCGGCAGCCAGTACGAGTACGTCGACCGGGCCAACCGGCTGCACTTCTATGTGCTCGACCTCAAGCGCGACAGGTCCGGAGTGCTCTCGTACACCATCGCCGTGAAGTCCCTCGACGGCGCCGGACCGCAGCGCCGCGGGCTGGCCCTGCACCGCGGCGAGGCCAAGGGGGACCCCTCCCGCTCCCGGGCCGTGTGCACCTTCGACCTGGACAACACCGGACGCGCCACCGGGGACCGGGCGACGGCTCCGGCCACGTCGGTGGACTCGGATGTCTACCGGCTGGCGGCGAGGGCCTTCGGCCGAGGCTGGTCCGCCTGGCTGCCCAACCGTCTCGCCACCGCCAGGGCCGGTGGCTCGGTGGCTGTGGAGGTGGCCGTGACCGCGCAGAAGGGTGCCGAGCGGCGGGGCGCGGTCGTCCTCACCGCCCGCTCCGAGAGCGATCCGCACCGAACCGCCAAGGCGCTGTGCCGGCTGTCGGGTCGCCGGTAG